The following coding sequences lie in one Planctomycetia bacterium genomic window:
- a CDS encoding bifunctional oligoribonuclease/PAP phosphatase NrnA, translating into MTIDWPRFVEVVRAHQRFILVSHIRPDADALGSELGMAGVLEKLGKQVQILNGHSTPRNLEFLDPTNRIKTIGVNATAADVDGYDALMVLDTSAWAQLGPMSDMVRAFTGK; encoded by the coding sequence ATGACCATTGATTGGCCGCGTTTTGTCGAAGTTGTCCGCGCGCACCAGCGTTTCATCCTGGTAAGCCACATCCGTCCCGACGCCGACGCGCTCGGGAGCGAACTCGGCATGGCCGGCGTGCTTGAAAAGCTTGGCAAGCAGGTGCAAATCCTCAACGGCCACTCCACGCCGCGCAACCTGGAGTTCCTGGATCCCACGAATCGGATCAAGACGATCGGCGTCAACGCCACGGCCGCCGACGTCGACGGCTATGACGCGTTGATGGTGCTCGACACGAGCGCCTGGGCGCAGCTCGGGCCGATGTCGGACATGGTCCGAGCGTTCACTGGCAAG